In the Hordeum vulgare subsp. vulgare chromosome 7H, MorexV3_pseudomolecules_assembly, whole genome shotgun sequence genome, one interval contains:
- the LOC123413038 gene encoding beta-1,3-galactosyltransferase 6-like — MTHSSTIYVCAHVWRAPLQTTQVRAMSSPPSCSSYLGRPTYCAVALVLLLTLLCITFPAYLRNPVSVASCFTGADVRAAAAAAQPAASASAALVADDGGQLSILVGVHTMPKKHSRRHLIRMAYALQQTAALRGAARVDVRFALCARPMPPEHAAFVALERRAYGDVLLFNCTENAEDGKTYTYFADLPAMLGGAGGGSGEGRPYDYVMKVDDDTYLRLDALVETLRRAPREDMYYGVGLPFMDRESPPFMLGMGYVLSWDLVRWIADSDMVRRKAKGVEDVTMGNWLNEGGKAKNRVNIFPRMYDYKGAQAKDFLEDTIGVHQLKEDIRWAHTLAHFNATSDDLRPSGEGSS, encoded by the exons ATGACGCATAGTAGTACTATATATGTATGCGCACATGTGTGGCGTGCACCATTGCAAACAACCCAAGTTCGAGCaatgtcgtcgccgccgtcgtgcTCGTCGTACCTCGGGAGGCCGACCTACTGCGCCGTGgcactcgtcctcctcctcacccTGCTCTGCATCACCTTCCCCGCCTACCTGCGCAACCCGGTCAGCGTCGCGAGCTGCTTCACGGGAGCCGACGtccgtgccgccgccgccgccgcccagccAGCAGCGTCGGCGTCGGCGGCGTTGGTGGCGGACGACGGGGGTCAGCTCAGCATCCTGGTCGGCGTGCACACGATGCCCAAGAAGCACTCCCGGCGGCACCTGATCCGGATGGCGTACGCGCTGCAGCAGACGGCGGCGCTCCGGGGCGCCGCGCGGGTGGACGTCCGGTTCGCGCTCTGCGCGCGGCCGATGCCGCCCGAGCACGCCGCGTTCGTGGCGCTGGAGCGCCGCGCCTACGGCGACGTGCTGCTCTTCAACTGCACCGAGAACGCCGAGGACGGCAAGACGTACACCTACTTCGCGGACCTGCCGGCCATGCTCgggggcgccggcggcggctcagGCGAGGGGCGGCCGTACGACTACGTGATGAAGGTGGACGACGACACGTACCTCCGGCTGGACGCGCTGGTGGAGACGCTGCGCCGTGCGCCGCGGGAGGACATGTACTACGGCGTGGGCCTGCCGTTCATGGACCGCGAGTCGCCGCCGTTCATGCTCGGCATGGGGTACGTGCTCTCCTGGGACCTCGTCCGGTGGATCGCCGACTCCGACATGGTCAGGAGGAAGGCCAAAG GCGTGGAGGACGTGACAATGGGGAACTGGCTGAACGAGGGCGGCAAGGCCAAGAACAGGGTTAACATCTTCCCCAGGATGTACGACTACAAGGGCGCCCAGGCCAAGGATTTCCTGGAGGACACCATTGGCGTGCACCAGCTCAAGGAGGACATCCGGTGGGCGCACACGCTGGCGCACTTCAACGCCACCTCCGACGACCTCCGGCCTTCCGGAGAGGGGAGCTCATAG
- the LOC123406967 gene encoding uncharacterized protein LOC123406967, whose product MRRPLFERIVHALGEWSPEFTQRKDALDRDGLSPLQKCTAAIRQLAYGTPADALDEYLKIAESTSVKCLKLFVEGVIHIFGDEYMRRPNVDDVQRLLDIGESRGFPGMLGSLDCMHWHWEKCPTEWKGHFTSGYKGAPTVILEAVASQNLWIWHAFFGVAGSNNDINVLNQSMLFTEQLKGQAPRVNYTVNEKEYQLGYYLVDGIYPEWAAFMKSIPMTLTEKHKLFAKHQEGARKDVERAFGVLQARWSILRLPARLYDRGDLNNIMLACIILHNMIVDDEQEEAGNILDLNYEAGSSIVLPSVFTHGNIPEFAEVLERDARVRDRPMHKALKNDLIEHIWRKFGRE is encoded by the coding sequence ATGAGAAGGCCTCTTTTCGAGCGTATTGTACATGCATTAGGAGAGTGGTCTCCTGAGTTCACACAAAGGAAAGATGCTCTTGACCGCGATGGACTCTCTCCGTTGCAGAAATGCACAGCGGCTATTCGCCAATTGGCGTATGGTACCCCGGCGGACGCTCTCGATGAGTATCTTAAGATTGCCGAGAGCACTTCAGTTAAGTGCTTAAAACTGTTTGTCGAAGGCGTGATTCATATATTTGGTGATGAGTATATGCGAAGACCCAATGTCGACGATGTGCAGCGATTACTTGATATTGGAGAGAGTCGTGGGTTTCCCGGCATGTTAGGAAGCCTCGATTGTATGCACTGGCATTGGGAGAAATGTCCCACGGAGTGGAAGGGGCATTTCACTAGCGGGTATAAAGGAGCCCCTACTGTTATTCTAGAGGCGGTTGCATCTCAAAATCTTTGGATATGGCATGCCTTTTTTGGTGTTGCCGGatccaacaatgacatcaacgtgctTAACCAATCAATGCTGTTCACTGAGCAACTGAAAGGGCAAGCTCCTCGAGTGAACTATACTGTCAACGAGAAGGAATATCAACTTGGTTACTACCTTGTAGATGGAATATACCCCGAGTGGGCAGCATTCATGAAGTCAATACCCATGACTCTAACAGAAAAACACAAGTTGTTTGCGAAACATCAGGAAGGAGCAAGGAAGGACGTGGAGCGTGCATTTGGTGTGTTGCAGGCGCGATGGTCTATTTTACGTCTTCCGGCACGTTTATATGACCGGGGCGATCTCAATAATATTATGTTGGCGTGCATCATTTTGCACAACATGATAGTCGATGATGAACAAGAAGAGGCTGGAAATATTCTTGATTTAAATTATGAAGCGGGCTCATCAATTGTCCTTCCTTCGGTATTTACGCACGGTAACATACCAGAATTTGCCGAGGTACTTGAAAGAGATGCTAGAGTCCGCGATCGTCCGATGCATAAGGCTCTTAAAAATGATCTGATTGAGCATATATGGAGAAAGTTTGGGCGAGAATAG